One Balaenoptera musculus isolate JJ_BM4_2016_0621 chromosome 13, mBalMus1.pri.v3, whole genome shotgun sequence genomic region harbors:
- the SNRNP27 gene encoding U4/U6.U5 small nuclear ribonucleoprotein 27 kDa protein gives MTPGPELGRGGHRTAGRVILRKRSNRPPSLEAGTLATRFDASQAAGKAQFPALPEVVAQSFPGGRGWEDSEWSQPQPVPRRERRRSRSTSRERERRRRERSRSRERDRRRSRSRSPHRRRSRSPRRHRSTSPSPSRLKERRDEEKKETKETKSKERQITEEDLEGKTEEEIEMMKLMGFASFDSTKGKKVDGSVNAYAINVSQKRKYRQYMNRKGGFNRPLDFIA, from the exons ATGACCCCAGGGCCAG AGCTCGGAAGAGGCGGCCATCGGACCGCGGGCCGCGTGATTCTGCGCAAGCGCAGCAACCGCCCGCCTTCCTTAGAAGCCGGAACTCTGGCGACTCGTTTCGACGCTTCCCAGGCTGCAGGGAAAGCTCAGTTCCCCGCCCTCCCGGAAGTTGTTGCACAGTCGTTTCCGGGTGGGCGAGGTTGGGAGGACTCCGAATGGTCGCAGCCGCAGCCGGTCCCGCGGAGAG AGCGTAGGCGGTCCCGGTCCACCTCCCGAGAGAGAGAACGCAGGCGCCGAGAAAGGTCCCGGTCCCGAGAGCGAGATCGGAGAAGAAGCCGCTCTCGATCCCCGCACAGAAGACGTTCCAG GTCCCCAAGACGACATAGATCCacatctccttccccttctcgactaaaagaaagaagagatgaggagaagaaagaaacaaaagaaacaaagagcaaAGAACGTCAGATAACTG AGGAAGACTTGGAGGgcaaaacagaggaagaaatagaaatgatgaAGTTAATGGGATTTGCCTCCTTTGACTCCACAAAA GGGAAAAAGGTGGATGGCTCTGTAAATGCCTATGCCATAAATGTGTCTCAGAAGAGGAAGTATAG GCAGTACATGAATCGAAAAGGTGGATTCAACAGACCTTTGGATTTTATTGCATGA